From Anopheles funestus chromosome 3RL, idAnoFuneDA-416_04, whole genome shotgun sequence, a single genomic window includes:
- the LOC125769942 gene encoding protein FAM13A isoform X2 — MRRPSLGQNEDDLSRLTTIISPTSISLSSNGQSDPVVVVDHHDVVSCGRAKANSSSSSSSSSSSSSSSSTSISNGASNTTSNSSSNCPASNNSVGGAGSVDGSSASRKGSKNSSSSNSINSTSSSCNSDGVKVIGSNKSISSDEVGVGGGDRGDGGDEPPCTLLPPPPTVLVNQYLPNLINSSEWQNCRKRKERQDSTSSISQDRKLIRSNSEEHLPNCQEVIRRVSSHEDFKKRTPGVVSVEISIDKENIIAEETIEGVDDEHGQQQQQVFEKNLKNSADDLKKFFIGSVESVGNGGVGGKDYHHHSNHHHHHHHHHHGNHLYHHLGGHHHLHHGGNKSQSSHHRLSPCRDILKSRRDSDSEQDGEHERRRHCERFSKTRPPPGRKSVSPRARNSSKHTKLAMKVATVGGSMLLAGNEHFYSKHDTHPSGGGKSERRIRSSSKHREQQQQQQQQITMQDDTMMGDGAMPMSDYNDNNVLEKNQAVEEASKLIDEEEEPEVLQQEEVEEPLSPREKLPWGQTYPDDTPALVCQRFADDKFDHAKRMDSVSHAKLRPVASGSSLKLYGAHHRSAENAPSSTMHHHHHQKSGTTPAANNMFDERVKAINRKLGALKKKLTQFEDRFELEHGCRPSHGDKSADPPTKSVLVEIHKLRKEKNQIKADLAVFSAKVSVSAGQKLTGGNVEDDMVEEKRLAKMKDTIADIEKRLTEKRDTDHRSENLEILSNEQLTEEKASVQRALLYLESMYGRPASREERDAARPLYDRYRLIKRLVNRANSISGPCGVANSQMPTILEHEALAIVGTTTPSTDISPPSATSMIQSPADTTTTSSSTLPATDESEGTATTTTNTTTTSSSATENIHSMTPDELWQHYDATREEKKELRRTIKDFEQQFEETTGRKMLKSDRKSIEDTYALYKQKKAKLRLIDALFKKQMHA, encoded by the exons ATGCGTCGCCCATCACTGGGACAGAATGAAGACGACCTTAGTCGTCTGACAACGATTATCTCCCCGACCAGTATCAGCCTTTCATCGAACGGTCAGTCTGACCCGGTGGTTGTAGTGGATCACCACGATGTCGTTAGCTGTGGTCGAGCGAAagcgaacagcagcagcagcagcagtagcagcagtagtagcagcagcagcagcagcactagCATCAGCAATGGGGCCAGTAACAcgaccagcaacagcagcagcaactgtCCAGCAAGTAACAACAGTGTCGGCGGTGCTGGCAGTGTTGACGGTAGCAGTGCAAGTCGTAAAGGAAGCAAgaacagcagtagcagcaacagtatcaacagcaccagcagcagttgcAACAGTGATGGAGTGAAAGTGATCGGTAGCAATAAAAGCATCAGCAGCGATGAAGTCGGAGTTGGTGGTGGCGATCGTGGAGATGGTGGAGATGAACCTCCGTGCACTCTGCTCCCGCCGCCACCAACCGTGTTGGTTAACCAGTATCTACCGAATCTGATCAACTCGTCCGAGTGGCAAAATTGCCGCAAGCGTAAGGAGCGGCAGGACAGTACATCCTCCATCAGCCAGGACCGGAAGCTAATCCGCTCGAACAGTGAGGAACATCTGCCCAACTGTCAGGAAGTGATCCGACGTGTATCGTCACACGAAGACTTCAAAAAGCGTACACCGGGCGTAGTGTCGGTGGAGATCTCGATCGACAAGGAGAACATTATCGCGGAGGAGACGATCGAGGGTGTGGATGATGAACAtggccagcaacagcagcaggtgTTTGAGAAGAATCTAAAGAACAGTGCAGATgatttgaagaaatttttcatCGGAAGTGTCGAAAGTGTTGGTaacggtggtgttggtgggaaggattatcatcatcattccaaccaccatcatcatcatcatcaccaccatcatggTAATCATCTGTACCACCATTTGGGTGGACATCATCATCTGCATCATGGTGGAAACAAATCACAGTCGTCCCATCATCGGCTCTCTCCGTGTCGGGATATACTGAAGTCCCGTCGAGACTCGGACAGTGAGCAGGATGGTGAACACGAACGCCGTCGGCACTGTGAACGTTTCTCGAAGACGCGTCCACCACCCGGCCGGAAGTCTGTATCGCCTCGTGCCCGTAACAGCTCGAAGCACACCAAGCTCGCAATGAAGGTAGCCACCGTCGGTGGTTCGATGCTGCTAGCGGGAAATGAACATTTCTACTCCAAGCACGACACACATCCGAGTGGTGGTGGTAAATCTGAACGACGCATTCGATCGTCCAGCAAGCATCgtgagcaacagcaacaacagcagcagcagattaCAATGCAGGACGACACTATGATGGGTGATGGTGCGATGCCCATGTCAGATTACAACGATAACAACGTGCTCGAGAAGAACCAAGCAGTGGAGGAAGCGTCCAAATTGATTGACGAGGAGGAAGAACCGGAGGTATTGCAGCAGGAGGAAGTAGAAGAGCCACTTTCTCCACGCGAAAAGCTCCCTTGGGGGCAGACCTACCCGGACGATACACCGGCCCTGGTCTGTCAGCGCTTTGCCGATGATAAATTCGATCACGCTAAACGCATGGATTCGGTCTCGCATGCCAAGCTGCGTCCGGTCGCCTCCGGTAGCTCGCTGAAGCTGTACGGTGCGCATCATCGCAGTGCGGAAAATGCACCATCGTCAACgatgcaccatcatcatcatcaaaagtCGGGCACGACACCTGCCGCTAACAATATGTTTGACGAGCGCGTAAAGGCGATCAATCGGAAGCTCGGTGCGCTGAAGAAAAAGCTCACACAGTTCGAGGATCGGTTCGAGCTGGAGCATGGTTGCCGCCCATCACACGGTGACAAGTCGGCCGATCCACCCACCAAGAGTGTTCTGGTGGAGATACACAAGCTGCGCAAGGAGAAAAATCAGATCAAGGCAGATCTGGCAGTATTTTCCGCGAAAGTATCAGTATCGGCGGGCCAGAAGCTGACCGGTGGAAACGTCGAGGATGATATGGTTGAGGAGAAACGATTGGCCAAGATGAAAGATACGATTGCGGACATTGAAAAG cGCCTCACGGAGAAACGCGACACGGATCACCGTAGCGAAAATCTGGAAATTCTGTCGAACGAGCAGCTCACGGAGGAGAAAGCCTCCGTACAGCGTGCTCTACTGTATCTGGAATCGATGTACGGTCGACCGGCGAGCCGCGAGGAACGTGACGCGGCCCGGCCCCTGTACGACCGCTACCGGCTTATCAAACGGCTGGTAAACCGTGCCAACTCGATCAGTGGCCCGTGCGGTGTGGCCAATTCGCAGATGCCAACCATTCTCGAGCATGAAGCGCTCGCGATCGTCGGTACGACGACACCGTCCACCGATATTTCCCCTCCGTCGGCCACCTCCATGATTCAATCACCTGCGGACACAactaccaccagcagcagcaccctCCCAGCGACGGACGAGTCCGAAGGGACGGCCACGACGACGACAAACACCACCACAACCAGCAGTTCCGCGACGGAAAACATTCACTCGATGACACCGGATGAACTGTGGCAGCATTACGATGCGACACGCGAGGAGAAGAAGGAGCTGCGCCGCACGATCAAGGACTTTGAGCAACAGTTCGAGGAAACGACCGGGCGCAAGATGCTGAAGTCGGATCGCAAATCGATCGAAGATACGTACGCTCTCTACAAGCAGAAGAAGGCCAAACTGCGACTGATCGATGCGCTCTTCAAGAAGCAAATGCATGCCTAA
- the LOC125769942 gene encoding protein FAM13A isoform X1, whose translation MLCVQPSDHAVGRKSFIYKLAHACHIHQWKNKCGMRRPSLGQNEDDLSRLTTIISPTSISLSSNGQSDPVVVVDHHDVVSCGRAKANSSSSSSSSSSSSSSSSTSISNGASNTTSNSSSNCPASNNSVGGAGSVDGSSASRKGSKNSSSSNSINSTSSSCNSDGVKVIGSNKSISSDEVGVGGGDRGDGGDEPPCTLLPPPPTVLVNQYLPNLINSSEWQNCRKRKERQDSTSSISQDRKLIRSNSEEHLPNCQEVIRRVSSHEDFKKRTPGVVSVEISIDKENIIAEETIEGVDDEHGQQQQQVFEKNLKNSADDLKKFFIGSVESVGNGGVGGKDYHHHSNHHHHHHHHHHGNHLYHHLGGHHHLHHGGNKSQSSHHRLSPCRDILKSRRDSDSEQDGEHERRRHCERFSKTRPPPGRKSVSPRARNSSKHTKLAMKVATVGGSMLLAGNEHFYSKHDTHPSGGGKSERRIRSSSKHREQQQQQQQQITMQDDTMMGDGAMPMSDYNDNNVLEKNQAVEEASKLIDEEEEPEVLQQEEVEEPLSPREKLPWGQTYPDDTPALVCQRFADDKFDHAKRMDSVSHAKLRPVASGSSLKLYGAHHRSAENAPSSTMHHHHHQKSGTTPAANNMFDERVKAINRKLGALKKKLTQFEDRFELEHGCRPSHGDKSADPPTKSVLVEIHKLRKEKNQIKADLAVFSAKVSVSAGQKLTGGNVEDDMVEEKRLAKMKDTIADIEKRLTEKRDTDHRSENLEILSNEQLTEEKASVQRALLYLESMYGRPASREERDAARPLYDRYRLIKRLVNRANSISGPCGVANSQMPTILEHEALAIVGTTTPSTDISPPSATSMIQSPADTTTTSSSTLPATDESEGTATTTTNTTTTSSSATENIHSMTPDELWQHYDATREEKKELRRTIKDFEQQFEETTGRKMLKSDRKSIEDTYALYKQKKAKLRLIDALFKKQMHA comes from the exons TGCGGCATGCGTCGCCCATCACTGGGACAGAATGAAGACGACCTTAGTCGTCTGACAACGATTATCTCCCCGACCAGTATCAGCCTTTCATCGAACGGTCAGTCTGACCCGGTGGTTGTAGTGGATCACCACGATGTCGTTAGCTGTGGTCGAGCGAAagcgaacagcagcagcagcagcagtagcagcagtagtagcagcagcagcagcagcactagCATCAGCAATGGGGCCAGTAACAcgaccagcaacagcagcagcaactgtCCAGCAAGTAACAACAGTGTCGGCGGTGCTGGCAGTGTTGACGGTAGCAGTGCAAGTCGTAAAGGAAGCAAgaacagcagtagcagcaacagtatcaacagcaccagcagcagttgcAACAGTGATGGAGTGAAAGTGATCGGTAGCAATAAAAGCATCAGCAGCGATGAAGTCGGAGTTGGTGGTGGCGATCGTGGAGATGGTGGAGATGAACCTCCGTGCACTCTGCTCCCGCCGCCACCAACCGTGTTGGTTAACCAGTATCTACCGAATCTGATCAACTCGTCCGAGTGGCAAAATTGCCGCAAGCGTAAGGAGCGGCAGGACAGTACATCCTCCATCAGCCAGGACCGGAAGCTAATCCGCTCGAACAGTGAGGAACATCTGCCCAACTGTCAGGAAGTGATCCGACGTGTATCGTCACACGAAGACTTCAAAAAGCGTACACCGGGCGTAGTGTCGGTGGAGATCTCGATCGACAAGGAGAACATTATCGCGGAGGAGACGATCGAGGGTGTGGATGATGAACAtggccagcaacagcagcaggtgTTTGAGAAGAATCTAAAGAACAGTGCAGATgatttgaagaaatttttcatCGGAAGTGTCGAAAGTGTTGGTaacggtggtgttggtgggaaggattatcatcatcattccaaccaccatcatcatcatcatcaccaccatcatggTAATCATCTGTACCACCATTTGGGTGGACATCATCATCTGCATCATGGTGGAAACAAATCACAGTCGTCCCATCATCGGCTCTCTCCGTGTCGGGATATACTGAAGTCCCGTCGAGACTCGGACAGTGAGCAGGATGGTGAACACGAACGCCGTCGGCACTGTGAACGTTTCTCGAAGACGCGTCCACCACCCGGCCGGAAGTCTGTATCGCCTCGTGCCCGTAACAGCTCGAAGCACACCAAGCTCGCAATGAAGGTAGCCACCGTCGGTGGTTCGATGCTGCTAGCGGGAAATGAACATTTCTACTCCAAGCACGACACACATCCGAGTGGTGGTGGTAAATCTGAACGACGCATTCGATCGTCCAGCAAGCATCgtgagcaacagcaacaacagcagcagcagattaCAATGCAGGACGACACTATGATGGGTGATGGTGCGATGCCCATGTCAGATTACAACGATAACAACGTGCTCGAGAAGAACCAAGCAGTGGAGGAAGCGTCCAAATTGATTGACGAGGAGGAAGAACCGGAGGTATTGCAGCAGGAGGAAGTAGAAGAGCCACTTTCTCCACGCGAAAAGCTCCCTTGGGGGCAGACCTACCCGGACGATACACCGGCCCTGGTCTGTCAGCGCTTTGCCGATGATAAATTCGATCACGCTAAACGCATGGATTCGGTCTCGCATGCCAAGCTGCGTCCGGTCGCCTCCGGTAGCTCGCTGAAGCTGTACGGTGCGCATCATCGCAGTGCGGAAAATGCACCATCGTCAACgatgcaccatcatcatcatcaaaagtCGGGCACGACACCTGCCGCTAACAATATGTTTGACGAGCGCGTAAAGGCGATCAATCGGAAGCTCGGTGCGCTGAAGAAAAAGCTCACACAGTTCGAGGATCGGTTCGAGCTGGAGCATGGTTGCCGCCCATCACACGGTGACAAGTCGGCCGATCCACCCACCAAGAGTGTTCTGGTGGAGATACACAAGCTGCGCAAGGAGAAAAATCAGATCAAGGCAGATCTGGCAGTATTTTCCGCGAAAGTATCAGTATCGGCGGGCCAGAAGCTGACCGGTGGAAACGTCGAGGATGATATGGTTGAGGAGAAACGATTGGCCAAGATGAAAGATACGATTGCGGACATTGAAAAG cGCCTCACGGAGAAACGCGACACGGATCACCGTAGCGAAAATCTGGAAATTCTGTCGAACGAGCAGCTCACGGAGGAGAAAGCCTCCGTACAGCGTGCTCTACTGTATCTGGAATCGATGTACGGTCGACCGGCGAGCCGCGAGGAACGTGACGCGGCCCGGCCCCTGTACGACCGCTACCGGCTTATCAAACGGCTGGTAAACCGTGCCAACTCGATCAGTGGCCCGTGCGGTGTGGCCAATTCGCAGATGCCAACCATTCTCGAGCATGAAGCGCTCGCGATCGTCGGTACGACGACACCGTCCACCGATATTTCCCCTCCGTCGGCCACCTCCATGATTCAATCACCTGCGGACACAactaccaccagcagcagcaccctCCCAGCGACGGACGAGTCCGAAGGGACGGCCACGACGACGACAAACACCACCACAACCAGCAGTTCCGCGACGGAAAACATTCACTCGATGACACCGGATGAACTGTGGCAGCATTACGATGCGACACGCGAGGAGAAGAAGGAGCTGCGCCGCACGATCAAGGACTTTGAGCAACAGTTCGAGGAAACGACCGGGCGCAAGATGCTGAAGTCGGATCGCAAATCGATCGAAGATACGTACGCTCTCTACAAGCAGAAGAAGGCCAAACTGCGACTGATCGATGCGCTCTTCAAGAAGCAAATGCATGCCTAA